DNA sequence from the Bombus huntii isolate Logan2020A chromosome 16, iyBomHunt1.1, whole genome shotgun sequence genome:
TAGACTGCGGATATCTATTCATTTATGGGAAACTTCAGAAATGCACgtaatatggaaaaatatatgaaatattcaaaatgtaACATCTGTTATGATATTTAATAGATACAAAAAATTTCTGTTAAGCTTATGTATATCATAAATAGAGTTAGAgagatatttatgcaaactattataatatttttaaggataaaatttgaaaatttttatttctacattctctcttattgtaaatttcaagaaattgaagtatttataacaatatgaTTTGTAATTTCATATCTTTAATAATATAACTAAGAAAGTGGAaagtggaaaataaaaatttatttcgttcactaaatattataacaagtgcttcattttaaatgttttataatttatatttttgtatgttATGTTTTTGTACTATGTTCTGTTAGATTGTGaaaatataagtaatataGTAGTTAAAGATATAAACAGTATAGATAGGAATAGAAAGAATAGGTTTAAAGAacagatttaaaaaatagattcaagaaatgaagaaatgcAAACCGGAAATCATTCTAAATTGAAAGGTAaagaataagaataataaataaaaaaataaatattatgttctTTACATATATTTGCATTCTGTGCATTCTTGCATTTGTAGATTTTTGATAAACGCATAAGAATCTACAATCTACGATAAATTATGTTTTACTTGATTATAATACgctaataattaaaattcatttgaCCCCTACATATATGCAACCCAAGTTGTGTGTATGTAGGACCGCGTTGACGCTGTGGACGAGTTGATTTCGAGAAGGGATCGACGTCCGTTTtgcgtatttatttattcgctGTAGAAACACGGAGACTAGCAGCGTTCAAGGTCAAGGTGACATCACGCAAATAAAGGGATAGAAGGCGACAGAGTTGGATTTTTACCATCCACGGGGCTGTACTCATAATCGGTACATTTTTGGGTAGAGTGTGAAGTGTATGTATCCACTGCGCACAGATCATAGACATCAGAAGTATAGACCGCGGATGCCGTGTTGAGAAAATGGGCTTCGTTAAAAAAgagatagagaaataaataacgcgtctctctttccttttctatggGCGGAGCATAGTATCTGTTAGAAAGAGACAGTGATACCACGTTAGATATGTCTATCTCTTTTTTAACGAGGACCATGCTCTTCATTTGACACCCGCGGTCTATATTTTTCATGTCTATGGCAGGGATGAACGTCATGAAGAATGACATTTAAAATTTGCAGTTAAAGATCAAACGATAACAGAACAGAGAAGTCTCACGGACTTGCGGTGTGACAGTTCCCATTACATGGAGTATTGAACGAGGGACGAAATACATTATGAACATGGACAACGTGGACCAGCATTTGCTTCACCAGTTTAGTTGTCTAGGCACCACCGACAGAGATGATCTGGTGAAGCAGCTGCAGAAGCTGCTGGCTGGCAGCCAGCTCAACGAAACTACTGCTGAGTTCTTTTTGGATATGAATAATTGGTGAGATACTCTCCCACTTGTAATCGTTCTACGTTGGTCAAGTTTAGTCCACAGACCTAACCCTACCGTCGCCATGTTTACTTGTTGTATTGCCTTATCCATCCTTGcttatttatgcatttatatcACTGACAACTCACACTCGCATAACATTTGCAATTTCTTCAGTTATTGTTCATGTATTACATAAATTGTTGTTCAATGGAATAACTGCTACATTAGAATATCAACTTATTCTTTAAAACTGTAATTATGAAAGACAAATATGGTGACTATTGTATAGACATTTGTTGATGAAACATAAACAAATACGtaaatgtatatgtacgtgCAAATAATCTACATAAAATTTTAGGAATCTCCAAGCGGCAATTTGTAGCTACTTTGACTTTGAGTCTCCAGTTCAACATAAATTTCCTTGTATGATGCTGATAAGCGATAGCACTATTGGCGAAGGAGAATCAATACCACCACTTACTAATTTTCGAAAATCATGGCATATACAAAACAGTGGTAGAGAAGCGTGGCCTGATGGAGTTTGCTTACAGTATATAGGAGGAGTGCAAATGGGTGAATGTACAAAAATACCAGTCCCATCTCTAGGCCCAGGAGAAATAACAGAAGTGAGCGTGGATCTTCAAAGTCCTCCACATTGTGGTACATTTCAAAGTAAATGGAGGATGA
Encoded proteins:
- the LOC126874803 gene encoding protein ILRUN — protein: MNMDNVDQHLLHQFSCLGTTDRDDLVKQLQKLLAGSQLNETTAEFFLDMNNWNLQAAICSYFDFESPVQHKFPCMMLISDSTIGEGESIPPLTNFRKSWHIQNSGREAWPDGVCLQYIGGVQMGECTKIPVPSLGPGEITEVSVDLQSPPHCGTFQSKWRMMVKSTEILFGDIIWITITVSESGTLAITQQLHQLSTSSSNDTRMC